A part of Candidatus Methylomirabilota bacterium genomic DNA contains:
- the ppdK gene encoding pyruvate, phosphate dikinase → MTKYVYFFGGGHAEGSSLMRNLLGGKGCELAEMTNLGIPVPPGFTLTTQAWSRYNKSGRQWPEGLAEQTQEHLVRLEAAAGMKLGDAERPLLVAVRSGARTSMPGMMETVLNLGLNDATVRGLAAWTKNERFAWDCYRRFVTMFSSVVLGIRREAFDAELDALKARLGIRTDPEIPAGELRKLTQTFKDIVSARAGAPFPQDPREQLRLAIDAVFDSWFAKKATEYRRIHGIPADWGTAVTVMAMVFGNLGETSGTGVGFTRDPRTGERRFYAEFLANAQGEDVVAGIRTPEHIDELKRRMPAIYDELLEIADRLERHYKDMQDLEFTIQEGKLYLLQTRAGKRSALASVGVAVDLVHESVIDQHTALLRVPPRELGKIFLPVLDPRDKERALAEGRLLARGLPAAPGGAVGHVVFNADRAVEAARNGQRVILVRPETSPEDVAGMYSSEGIVTARGGRTSHAAVVAVGMGKCCVVGASDIVVDEERRVFVAGGRTLREGDLISIDGDTGEVIVDEVALIPPRLTEKVEEFLGWADRVRTLGVRANADTPEDARKAREFGAEGIGLVRTEHMFFAADRIPIVREMIMASDSAARHAAVKRLLPFQREDFTGIFRVMDGLPVTIRLLDPPLHEFLPKYTDLLEEYTRLDARHMGRERLEAMMAKVRSLQEANPMLGHRGCRLGITYPEIYEMQVRAIMEAACAVAAEGVRVEPEIMIPLTGTVGEMELTYEQTKTVADGIIAEMGVPVKYLIGTMIEVPRASLIADKIARTAEFFSFGTNDLTQLTFGYSRDDVAKFLPEYLQKNLLPSDPFSVLDQEGVGELIKIGIERGRRARPDLKIGICGEHGGEPSSVEFCHTVGMTYVSCSPFMIPIARLSAAQARIKARQASEGTLHA, encoded by the coding sequence ATGACCAAATACGTCTATTTCTTCGGCGGAGGCCACGCGGAGGGCTCGTCCCTCATGCGCAACCTTCTGGGCGGGAAGGGCTGCGAGCTCGCCGAGATGACCAACCTCGGGATCCCCGTGCCGCCGGGCTTCACGCTCACCACGCAGGCTTGGTCGCGCTACAACAAGAGCGGCCGTCAGTGGCCCGAGGGCCTCGCGGAGCAGACGCAGGAGCACCTGGTACGGCTCGAGGCCGCGGCGGGCATGAAGCTCGGCGACGCCGAGCGCCCCCTCCTCGTCGCCGTCCGCTCGGGTGCGCGCACCTCGATGCCCGGCATGATGGAGACGGTCCTGAACCTCGGGCTCAACGACGCGACGGTGCGCGGGCTCGCTGCGTGGACGAAGAACGAGCGCTTCGCGTGGGACTGCTATCGCCGCTTCGTGACGATGTTCTCGAGCGTGGTCCTCGGCATCCGGCGCGAGGCCTTCGACGCCGAGCTCGACGCCCTCAAGGCCCGCCTCGGCATCAGGACCGATCCCGAGATCCCCGCGGGCGAGCTTCGGAAGCTCACGCAGACGTTCAAGGACATCGTGAGCGCCCGCGCCGGCGCGCCGTTCCCGCAGGATCCGAGGGAGCAGCTCCGTCTCGCCATCGACGCCGTGTTCGACTCCTGGTTCGCCAAGAAGGCGACCGAGTATCGCCGGATCCACGGCATTCCGGCCGACTGGGGCACCGCCGTGACGGTGATGGCGATGGTGTTCGGCAACCTCGGCGAGACGTCGGGGACGGGCGTGGGGTTCACCCGCGACCCGCGCACCGGCGAGCGGCGCTTCTACGCCGAGTTCCTCGCCAACGCCCAGGGCGAGGACGTGGTGGCCGGCATCCGCACGCCCGAGCATATCGACGAACTCAAGCGTCGCATGCCCGCGATCTACGATGAGCTCCTCGAGATCGCCGACCGCCTCGAGCGTCACTACAAGGACATGCAGGACCTCGAGTTCACGATCCAGGAGGGAAAGCTCTACCTCCTGCAGACGCGCGCCGGCAAGCGCTCGGCGCTCGCCTCGGTCGGCGTCGCGGTGGACCTCGTGCACGAGAGCGTCATCGACCAGCACACGGCGCTGCTCCGCGTGCCGCCCCGCGAGCTCGGGAAGATCTTCCTCCCGGTCCTCGACCCGCGCGACAAGGAGCGGGCGCTCGCCGAGGGGCGCCTCCTCGCGCGCGGTCTGCCGGCGGCGCCGGGCGGCGCCGTCGGGCACGTCGTCTTCAACGCCGATCGGGCGGTGGAGGCGGCCCGGAACGGCCAGCGGGTGATCCTGGTACGTCCGGAGACGTCCCCCGAAGACGTGGCCGGCATGTACTCGTCCGAAGGCATCGTCACCGCGCGCGGCGGGCGCACGTCGCACGCGGCGGTCGTCGCCGTCGGCATGGGGAAGTGCTGCGTCGTGGGCGCGAGCGACATCGTGGTGGACGAGGAGCGGCGCGTCTTCGTGGCGGGCGGCCGCACGCTCCGTGAGGGCGATCTGATCTCGATCGACGGCGACACCGGCGAGGTCATCGTGGACGAGGTGGCCCTCATCCCGCCGCGGCTGACCGAGAAGGTCGAGGAGTTCCTGGGGTGGGCGGACCGCGTCCGGACGCTCGGCGTGCGGGCCAACGCGGACACGCCCGAGGACGCGCGGAAGGCGCGCGAGTTCGGCGCGGAGGGGATCGGCCTGGTGCGGACCGAGCACATGTTCTTCGCCGCCGACCGCATCCCGATCGTCCGCGAGATGATCATGGCGAGCGACTCGGCCGCGCGGCACGCGGCGGTGAAGCGGCTGCTCCCGTTCCAGCGCGAGGACTTCACGGGCATCTTCCGCGTGATGGACGGCCTGCCCGTCACGATCCGCCTCCTCGACCCGCCACTCCACGAGTTCCTGCCGAAGTACACGGACCTCCTCGAGGAGTACACGCGCCTCGATGCGCGGCACATGGGGCGCGAGCGCCTCGAGGCGATGATGGCAAAGGTCCGCTCGCTCCAGGAGGCCAACCCGATGCTGGGCCACCGCGGCTGCCGGCTCGGCATCACGTACCCGGAGATCTACGAGATGCAGGTGCGCGCGATCATGGAGGCGGCCTGCGCGGTGGCGGCCGAGGGCGTGCGCGTCGAGCCCGAGATCATGATCCCGCTCACGGGCACGGTCGGCGAGATGGAGCTCACCTACGAGCAGACGAAGACGGTGGCCGACGGGATCATCGCGGAGATGGGCGTGCCGGTGAAGTACCTGATCGGCACGATGATCGAGGTGCCGCGCGCGTCCCTCATCGCCGACAAGATCGCGCGGACCGCCGAGTTCTTCTCGTTTGGGACCAACGACCTCACGCAGCTAACGTTCGGCTACAGCCGGGACGACGTCGCGAAGTTCCTGCCGGAGTACCTCCAGAAGAACCTCCTGCCGTCCGATCCCTTCTCCGTGCTCGACCAGGAAGGGGTCGGCGAGCTGATCAAGATCGGCATCGAGCGCGGGCGCCGTGCGCGGCCCGACCTGAAGATCGGCATCTGCGGCGAGCACGGCGGCGAGCCGTCGTCGGTCGAGTTCTGTCACACGGTGGGCATGACCTACGTGTCGTGCTCGCCGTTCATGATCCCCATCGCGCGGCTCAGCGCCGCGCAGGCCCGGATCAAGGCGCGGCAGGCGTCGGAGGGGACCCTCCATGCGTAG
- a CDS encoding FadR/GntR family transcriptional regulator, whose product MTAGEGKRRGDRGVDLAPIKSTRIYEEIVRQIKQLISEGQLKSGDRLPPERDLAEKFVVSRPSVREALRALESLGLIESRPGEGTFVREVSIDALVGPLALLLTTQREAIAELFEARRLLEPALAGLAAARATRDEIQEMDRILEAQAKEIAAGNTGLAQDAAFHAAIGAAAHNRAITRLAHAIMDLLSQSREESLNTPGRPTRSHQDHRRILAAITARDERAARQAMLDHLEAVEMLVLRREGPARRGKRKRS is encoded by the coding sequence ATGACGGCCGGCGAGGGGAAGCGGCGGGGCGACCGGGGCGTGGACCTCGCGCCGATCAAGTCGACGCGGATCTACGAAGAGATCGTCCGCCAGATCAAGCAGTTGATCTCCGAGGGCCAGCTGAAGAGCGGCGACCGGCTGCCCCCCGAGCGCGACCTCGCCGAGAAGTTCGTCGTCAGCCGCCCGTCGGTCCGCGAGGCGCTGCGGGCCCTCGAGAGTCTCGGCCTCATCGAGAGCCGGCCCGGCGAGGGGACCTTCGTCCGCGAGGTGTCCATCGACGCGCTCGTGGGACCGCTCGCGCTCCTCCTGACCACGCAGCGCGAGGCGATCGCCGAGCTGTTCGAGGCACGCCGGCTCCTCGAGCCCGCCCTCGCGGGGCTCGCCGCGGCCCGCGCCACCCGCGACGAGATCCAGGAGATGGACCGGATCCTCGAGGCGCAGGCCAAGGAGATCGCGGCCGGCAACACCGGTCTCGCCCAGGACGCCGCCTTCCACGCGGCGATCGGCGCGGCGGCGCACAACCGCGCGATCACGCGGCTCGCCCACGCGATCATGGATCTCTTGAGCCAGAGCCGCGAGGAGTCGCTCAACACGCCCGGCCGGCCGACGCGGTCGCATCAGGACCACCGGCGCATCCTCGCGGCGATCACGGCGCGGGACGAGCGCGCGGCGCGGCAGGCGATGCTCGACCACCTGGAGGCCGTGGAGATGCTCGTGCTGAGGCGGGAGGGCCCCGCCCGCCGCGGCAAGAGAAAGCGGTCTTGA
- a CDS encoding TerC family protein, which translates to MDVLLDPQFWLRLMGISFLNLLLSGDNALVIALAVRALPKRKRVLGQIWGAAGAVVLRLVFVALVSVLLRVPLLQLAGGLLLVWIAARLVRPGGEGAGDVRHGASLWEAIWIIIVADVTMSLDNVLAIAAAAHGDLMLVMFGIGLSLPIVVWGAGLLAYLMNRYTWIVWFGGGVLGYVAGEMILEDALVVRWLGEAAGLLHRPVPLALGALLTALGWWLARSGRRHRVRVPQKL; encoded by the coding sequence ATGGACGTCCTCCTCGATCCGCAGTTCTGGCTGCGCCTCATGGGCATCTCGTTCCTGAATCTCCTCCTCTCCGGCGACAACGCGCTGGTCATTGCCCTCGCCGTGCGCGCCCTGCCCAAGCGCAAGCGCGTGCTCGGGCAGATCTGGGGGGCGGCCGGCGCGGTCGTGCTCCGGCTCGTCTTCGTCGCGCTCGTGAGCGTCCTCCTGCGGGTGCCGCTGCTCCAGCTCGCGGGCGGCCTCCTCCTCGTGTGGATCGCCGCCCGGCTCGTGCGGCCTGGCGGGGAGGGGGCGGGCGACGTGCGTCACGGGGCTTCCCTCTGGGAGGCGATCTGGATCATCATCGTCGCCGACGTGACGATGAGCCTCGACAACGTGCTGGCGATCGCGGCGGCGGCCCACGGGGACCTCATGCTCGTCATGTTCGGCATCGGCCTCTCGCTGCCGATCGTGGTCTGGGGCGCCGGGCTCCTCGCGTACCTCATGAACCGCTACACGTGGATCGTCTGGTTCGGCGGGGGGGTGTTGGGCTACGTGGCGGGGGAGATGATTCTCGAGGACGCCCTGGTCGTGCGCTGGCTGGGGGAGGCGGCCGGCCTGCTCCACCGGCCCGTGCCCCTGGCGCTCGGCGCCCTGCTCACCGCGCTCGGCTGGTGGCTCGCCCGCTCGGGGCGCCGCCACCGCGTGCGCGTCCCGCAGAAGCTCTGA